Below is a window of Synechococcus sp. PCC 7335 DNA.
GTATGAGGTTACCCGGTACGGCAATATTGAAGCAGTCTCGGTGAAATCTCCTTTAAGCGACCAAGAGCTATTTACTATCGCCTCACCCACTGTTTTCGACCGCGACGCTAGTGCCATTGGTGAGCAAGTGCCTGTAGAACACAGAGCCGAAGCCATTCGGGACAATCTCTTGCTGCTCATCAATCGGCCTATGGACCCAGAGACTTTGTTGTTTGAGGTTTCTACTCTCAACAACGCTCCGATCATCGACGTTAGAGACGCCGAATTTACTCAGCCTCTGATCATTGCGACGGTCACTGAATACGATGCTAACTACGTTGGCACTCCGGCGAATGAGCTAGCCACTGTATGGCGCGATGCCTTAGAAGACGACCTTCTCGATGGGCTTAGAAATCTGCCTGAAGGTAGAGAGCGAGTCCGCACAATTGTCTCTTACCTAATTGTTTTCTCAATTGTCGTCTTTGGGTTCAAATTCGCACTCTCGCGCCGCCAGAAGCAGCTTCGACACCGAAAAAAAGCTATCAACGCCGAAGCTATGCCTGTGGCTGATGATGGGCTTCAGACTGAAGCAAGGCCAATCTCTATGCAAAGACAGGTTGAGCAAAAGCGGACAAATCATCTACGCAAGCTACAGCAGGTTTTCACTCTAGACCGCCAGCTCTCAGTATTAGACTTTGTGCAGTGGATGTTGTTTTGGCTGGTTATCTTAGCTTGGTTTATAGGAGAGTTTTGGGTTTATCAAGTATCACCTTATATACTACTTAATTCTCCTATCGGTGAGCCGCTAGATATTATCTTCCACTTACTCACTATTTGGTTTCTTACTAGCCTTGCCGTTCGTATCTGTCGTCGCCTAATAGACCATTTCGCCATTGAGAGGGAAGGGTTTAATCTAGGACACCTAGTGGCGTTTGGCGATGAGCAGCGTCGTCAACTACGAACGGCAACCATTGCGGGATCTCTCAAAGGGTTGGTCACCATTGTGATTGTGGTGATTGGGCTGCTAAACGCCTTGCAGTCGCTAGAGATCTCTACCGTGTCGTTAGTTGCCATCACCAGTGTGGCAGGTCTGGCAATCACGTTTGGTTCACAAAACTTGGTCAAGGACTTGGTGAATGGCTTCTTCATCTTGGCAGAAGACCAGTATGCCATTGGCGATGTGATTGATATCGGTAGTGCGGCTGGACTAGTCGAGAACCTTAACCTGCGGGTTACTCAGCTGCGCAGCGGTGGTGGTGAGCTGGTGACCATTCCTAACAGCAGCATTAGCCAAGTCAAGAATTTGACCCGTAACTGGTCGCGGGTGTCGTTTAATATTGAGGTCGCCTATGAAACTAGTCCTGACGAGGCCCTTGCCGTACTTGATGAGGTTGCCCAAACGCTCTACAACGACCCTGAATGGCACGACAAGATGCTAGCTGAACCGAAGGTGCTAGGCATTGATAGCGTTTCTCATAGCGGTATGGCTATCACTATCATGATCCAGACCAAACCAGCACAGCAATGGGGTGTTGGCCGCGAACTGCGCCTTCGCGTTCGCCGGGCGATGTCCGAAAATAACATTGATATTGGTACTCCTCGGACTGCTTTTGTAAAGCCGGCTGTAGAAAATACCAATGGAGCTTTGGCAGAGCAGTTAGAGCAGCCAGTATGACGTTTCACCATAGACTGCGACCAGATAGGTCACAAACCGTTGTAGGAGATTATTTACCGTAGAGCCATCAGCGACACTTAGAGAGTTTTCAGTATTCTTTGTAGCAGAAAGCAACCATAACTGCAGTTTGGTAGAAGAATACATCTAGTTCAACAAACACTTGAACAAATTTCATTGCAAGAAGTTTGTTGTTCATTTCAAGACATAGTGATGCCTATGCGCTCATTCACTATACATATGCGCTCATTAATCAAACATAGTCCCATAACCACAGAAAGAAAGATGAAAATCTTCAGCTTAATCAGTTCGCTCACAATCACAAGTCTACTCTGTGCAGAAGTTGCACTGGCGTCGAATTCCGCTCGTGCTGCGGAGTTACGGCCTAAACAGCAGCTAAAAGAAGAAACAGACTCCTACCGTTGTTCGGATGGCGATAATAGCGGTGTCGTTCGATTGAGATTATCACTATCTGAGTTTACTGGCGAGCCCACCAGGATGACTGTTGACCAATATTCTAATGTAGAAACTTACGAGATTGCTGGCTCCTCGAGTGTGAGAGGCGGCACGAAGTACACAGCTTACAGTGGGAATAGCAATCTAACCTATGATTTCATACAGTATCCGGCTGGACATGCTGAGTTCATCTTCAGTCTCGAAGATCCAGATGGTCAGCCACAATTTGAGAACGAAATGGATTGCGTCAAAATTGGGTAAGCAATCGAGCTGAGATCGGTTTTGCTGCACGAACAAGTTAACAGACAGATGCAGGTGGCAGGTATCAATTGGAGGCTTGTTGTCTTACAACAAACAACGAAACCGATAAAATCTGTCACCCGTAGCTGCAATCTGTCTGGTTGTAACCCTATCTTTGGCACCCAATAAATAGTGAAGGAATCGAGATCTTCAGATTGCGCAAGAGGTGACTAACCCTTGGACTAGCCTGCTGTTGTTCGTAAGCCTAAAAGTCTTCATGATATACCATAGTCTTTTCTATCTGCCCGCTTTGCTTATATCGGGAATAGCTTTGTATGAGCTACCCTCAGGCGCAGAGTCCACGATTGTAATAAGAGAACCTTTTGCGATCGCGCAAGAGCCTTTAGAAACCGGACCGCCTGTAGCCTCTGTTGACCCTAGCGCACCTATTCAGATCAGAGTTATCAACGAATCCACAAACGAACGACCATAGCTCATCCTTTTGCACCGTCAGCTTCCCTTTTTCTTTGGGTATGACCACTATACATTTACTTTATTGCTCTACCACAGCAGGCTATCTTATAGAAGTAGGAACTAGCACCTTTCGACGGCACTGACTCTATGGTTGAACGAATAAGTACTTCGGCAATTCCCACGAAGCCGGTAGCTGTTCTATTTGATGTAGACGATACTTTATATGACTATGCATCAGCGAAAAGCGCTGCAGATAAGGTGCTTGAAGAGCAGGTAGAGAGTTTTCTAGGCGTACCTGCGAGTCTATGCCGGTCGATGTTTTCGCAAGCTCGTCAAGATGTTAAGGATAGACTGGAAGAAACAGCCAGTGGTCATAACCGTCTGCTGTACATACAACGCATGATAGAGATGATGGGATTTAAATCAAAGCCCTTACTCTCGCTATATCTAGAAGAGATGTATTGGCGTGCTTATTTTCAGAATGCTGTTCTATTTTCAGGCGTTATAGATACGCTCGAGTGGCTAAAAGAAAGCAACATTTTAGTTGGAATTGTTTCTGATCTGACAGCTCGTCTGCAACTTAGAAAACTAGTCTACTTTGGATTGGAAAGCTACTTTGATGCGATTGTTACTTCAGAGGAAACCGGAGTAGATAAGCCCGATAAGAGAAATTTTGACCTTGCACTAAGTAAGCTAGGCTTAGGCAAAGAAAGCGGACAAATCTGGATGGTTGGTGATGATCCTAGTAGTGATATGGTAGGTGGCCAAACAATCAATGCTGTCACTTTCCAGAAGGTACATCGGGATATAGACGTTGGTCAGGACGAGGCAGCTCCAGACTTCTTGATTAGAGAGTTTGATGAACTATATGACTTTATTCTAGATTGCGCGGGATAGAGAACGGTTAGTACGAGAGTACGTGGTTAGGGGAGGTGGCTTCGTAGACCTTCCTGTTGAACTTATGAGATGACACTACAAGTGTGTCTAGTGCGTCGCATTGCGCTTTGGACAAGAACGAGAGAGAGCGAAGAATGTTTTGGGCGCAGAGTTTATACGATGGGCACTGCAGACAGTCGCTTGTTGAAGATTGCTTTAACGATAAAGAGAAGGGGTTTTGACCTTATAATAAGCAAAATGTAATTCAGAGAAGTAAAGATGGTAATCCATACCATACCTAAAGAGATTCTTGATTCTGTGGCATCGACTGGGGATGTTTTTGCCTATCACCTCTTGAGAAGCACTGGAGACATCGGAGAGACGGTACTTCAATATCTACTATGTCTAGCAGCAAAGGTCAATCTCACCGGGATTGAACAAGATACCTATAATGCTGATAAAGTCCAAGAGCAGTTGCTCAATGACATACTACGCTCTGAAAATAAGACGCTATACGGCAAAAAATATAATTTCGATAGTCTAAATGTTGATAGTTTCCGTTCGAGCCTTCCGCTTACCTCATATGAAAACTATCGCGAGTCAATTGATAACGTCGTTCAGACAGGGAACTACTCACAGCTAGTATCTGAGCCAATTACGCTATTCCAGGAATCCTCTGGCACAACCGGCAAGGTAAAACTGATTCCTAGAACGAACAAGTTCACACTAAGCGCAATGAGAGCGTTTCAGGCAATTGAAGCCGTAGTTCAATCTCATTTTCAAAACCCTAGCTCCTCTTCACAACGAGTGTTAGCTCTGGTCAATACAAGCCCCACCAAGCTAACGCCTACTGGGATTCCAAGGGGAACGGGTACCAGCGGTGGCCTCAACGACGCACTTCAAAAGTTCAAACTTGCTAACTATTTAATCGATATCAAATATAGCAGTCCATCTCCAGTCTTCCTGATCTCAAACACGGAAGCAGCTTATTACTGTCATCTGCTATTTGGTTTGCTAGATTCTGATATCAATGACATCAGCGCCAACTTTGCAGCGACTGTATTAAACGCTATGAAGATTCTAGAAAAGGCGTGGACTCAACTGGTTGAGGATATTCGGCAAGGAAAGCTCTATGCCGGACTAGATATTGATGAAGCTACCCGACGAGAACTGGAAATACGCCTGAGAGCAAATCCTGAGCGAGCCAGAGAGTTACAAGCCTATTTTGAAGAAGGCTTTGAAGGCATCTTGCCGCGCATATGGCCGAGTTTGTCCTGCATCCAGTGCATTACAACCGGCTCCATGCAGCTTTATACTGATGCTTTGCGATACTACAGTGGGACCGTACCGTTTTTTTCGGGTAGCTATGGAGCTTCAGAAGCTTGGATAGGCGTCAATTTAGATCCAGAGCGAGAGCCACCTGCCTTCGTCGTAACTCCTCATACTGCTTTTTTTGAGTTTATTCCTCAAGATGCCATTGACCAAGAACAGTCAGCTACCGTTTGTCTAACTGATCTGAAGCCGGGTGAAAGTTACGAGGTTGTTGTGACCAACATGTCAGGACTGTATAGATATCGCGTGGGCGATGTGGTTAGGTGCGTTGGCTACCACCACAAAAGCCCAATGATTGAGTTCATGTACCGTCGTCAGACCCTATTAAACTTATTTGGTGAGAAGGTCTCTGAGGATGTCATCTATTCAGCTTTGTCAACCACTCTTCGTGAGTTTGGAATGGCTATTCAGGACATCGACTACACCTGTCGGCATGAATTTGAAGGTACTCCCTGGCGATATGTAGTTTATCTCGAACCTGCGGACTACGAAGGGTGCTCTTCTCAACATGAAATGGTTCAGCAGCGGTTGGATGAAGTCCTCTGTAACCTGAGCGATCGCTATCGCCAACTCAGGGAAGTAGGTAGTATTGGCTCTCTCAAACTGAAGTTAGTCCGTGAAGGTACATTCTCAGGTTTAAAAACCAGACTTCTCTCTCAGGAGCATTCAGATTCTCAGTTTAAGATGCCAAGGTTGTTAACTGAAACAGCTCTCATCAGTTTCATGGAAAGCAGCCTATAGAAAAAATTATGTCTATGAGTTAGCAGGGCAGGTACAGTCCTTTGCCAACGTTGATGCTGCCAATCCACAGCATCAGAAGCGAGCTGGTTGGGATAACTGATTGGGTTTTGGACGCGAACATTTTTATCTTGCTGTTCAACAATCAACTAGACAAAATCAGTTATTCGTGTCACTTTTTAAGTAAATGGCAAAGTGACACGAATAGTTAATAGGTCAAGCTTAGGTTACGTTAGAAGTTAAGTACGGATAGCGGATCGGTATCAATCGCTTGCTTGGAGCGTGGGGTACACCTTGAACAAGAGATACCGTTCTTGACTCAGTTTCGTTCGAGTTTTCGTTCCTCAGAGATTTTAAGTGTTGCAAAAGAATTCCATTTTTGGCACACAAAAGCCCTTTTGCCTAATTAAGCTGAGTATTAGGTGGGCTGTCAAACAAGAATGTTTCGAAAGGTATACTCCGAGTCATACTTATGCCTTGAACAGCCTTGATGACGAGTTCGTTATCTTCACTTGATGAGTGATTGTTTAGTTAAGAATTTCCAACTCTATTGGCTTGTGTCTATTACCTAGAAAAGGACTCTATATCTAACTAACGCTTTTTCTTAGTGGTTGTTTTCTACTTGTTACCTTCGCAGTTGTCAGGACCCTAAGTACTGTTAACTGGTCCAATGCTGAATGTGAGTGCAGGAGCAAATCAGATGTTTTTTAACTATGAGGGTCAGCGCGTTCCTCAAGTCACTTTAGGCGTATTTACAAAGCAAGGTTGGCATGCTTTGACAACGACACACCTTTTTGCTCGTAAAACTGTCGTGATGTTTGCGGTTCCAGGCGCCTTTACTAGTCCCCATTCTTCTACTCACTTGTCAGGCTATAACGTGCATGCGGAAGACTTTAGAGCGTATGGAGTCGATGAAATTATCTGTATCTCAGTGAACGATTCGTTTTCGTTAGCAGCTTGGGCACGGAAAGAGAAAGCTGATCGGGTTCGCTTTGTTCCTGATGTGAACGGTGAGTTTACTAAAGAGCTAGGAATGATGGTCAATCTCTCTGATAGGGGTATGGGACAGCGTTCCTGGCGCTATTCCATGTTGATAAGAGATCAAGTCATTGAGAAAATGTTTGTCGAACCAGATGGCTTTGAGACTCCGCCTGTTGTCTCCGACGCTGAGACAATGCTGAATTATTTACGATCAGAAACTAAGAAACCCGAACAGACAGCTGTGCTGATGCATATGTGGCGTACCATACTTTCAGCCTAGGGAATACAGTAGGTCAGTGAAGGGCATAGGCCTGTAGACCTGCCCTAGTCGTTACAAATTATAAAAACAACTCATTTTAATACCCCTAAAGTCAGCTTAATCAGATAGGCTAACGCTATAAGAAGTCATAACGGGTACGTATTAGTGTGTCATTAGAGTTCTAGAGAAGAGTCAGCATAGGCGGCTCCTACCTTGAGTGACTCTTTATATTCTTAGTCTTGTCGTTTCTAGCAGGAGGGAGACCCGCTAAAACAGCTTGGATAAGCTTGAATAATTTGAGCGAAGTTAAAGGGGCCATACGTAAAGTTCTTATGGCTCAAATGTTGTTCTTAGAAATAGAAGAAAGCACTGTAGAGAGAAAACCACGCGAAAACTACAACAGGAAAGAAATCATGACGAGTAGCCAAATAAAATGTCCGTTTCCAATGAGTGGAAAGCTGATGCGAATCTGGCAAACACTGTTATCTGTCCTAGAATCTAGCAGTGCTGAAAAGACCCAACCCGCTACGTCACAGCCCTTGGCATCTAATTCCACTGCGCAGAATGCTACTGACGGCGCTAACGGCTGTCCTTTTATGGGTACTCCTCAATCATTCGCTGCAGGCAGGGGCACGTCGAATCAAGACTGGTGGCCAAATCAGCTGAACCTAAATATTCTTCATCAGCATGCACCTATAGCCAATCCAATGGGAGAGACGTTCGACTATA
It encodes the following:
- a CDS encoding mechanosensitive ion channel family protein; its protein translation is MVIRISRLSRFMLAFLIALGISFAISEPSSAQFSLPGGIGLEGTTAPPYEVTRYGNIEAVSVKSPLSDQELFTIASPTVFDRDASAIGEQVPVEHRAEAIRDNLLLLINRPMDPETLLFEVSTLNNAPIIDVRDAEFTQPLIIATVTEYDANYVGTPANELATVWRDALEDDLLDGLRNLPEGRERVRTIVSYLIVFSIVVFGFKFALSRRQKQLRHRKKAINAEAMPVADDGLQTEARPISMQRQVEQKRTNHLRKLQQVFTLDRQLSVLDFVQWMLFWLVILAWFIGEFWVYQVSPYILLNSPIGEPLDIIFHLLTIWFLTSLAVRICRRLIDHFAIEREGFNLGHLVAFGDEQRRQLRTATIAGSLKGLVTIVIVVIGLLNALQSLEISTVSLVAITSVAGLAITFGSQNLVKDLVNGFFILAEDQYAIGDVIDIGSAAGLVENLNLRVTQLRSGGGELVTIPNSSISQVKNLTRNWSRVSFNIEVAYETSPDEALAVLDEVAQTLYNDPEWHDKMLAEPKVLGIDSVSHSGMAITIMIQTKPAQQWGVGRELRLRVRRAMSENNIDIGTPRTAFVKPAVENTNGALAEQLEQPV
- a CDS encoding HAD family hydrolase; the encoded protein is MVERISTSAIPTKPVAVLFDVDDTLYDYASAKSAADKVLEEQVESFLGVPASLCRSMFSQARQDVKDRLEETASGHNRLLYIQRMIEMMGFKSKPLLSLYLEEMYWRAYFQNAVLFSGVIDTLEWLKESNILVGIVSDLTARLQLRKLVYFGLESYFDAIVTSEETGVDKPDKRNFDLALSKLGLGKESGQIWMVGDDPSSDMVGGQTINAVTFQKVHRDIDVGQDEAAPDFLIREFDELYDFILDCAG
- a CDS encoding GH3 auxin-responsive promoter family protein codes for the protein MVIHTIPKEILDSVASTGDVFAYHLLRSTGDIGETVLQYLLCLAAKVNLTGIEQDTYNADKVQEQLLNDILRSENKTLYGKKYNFDSLNVDSFRSSLPLTSYENYRESIDNVVQTGNYSQLVSEPITLFQESSGTTGKVKLIPRTNKFTLSAMRAFQAIEAVVQSHFQNPSSSSQRVLALVNTSPTKLTPTGIPRGTGTSGGLNDALQKFKLANYLIDIKYSSPSPVFLISNTEAAYYCHLLFGLLDSDINDISANFAATVLNAMKILEKAWTQLVEDIRQGKLYAGLDIDEATRRELEIRLRANPERARELQAYFEEGFEGILPRIWPSLSCIQCITTGSMQLYTDALRYYSGTVPFFSGSYGASEAWIGVNLDPEREPPAFVVTPHTAFFEFIPQDAIDQEQSATVCLTDLKPGESYEVVVTNMSGLYRYRVGDVVRCVGYHHKSPMIEFMYRRQTLLNLFGEKVSEDVIYSALSTTLREFGMAIQDIDYTCRHEFEGTPWRYVVYLEPADYEGCSSQHEMVQQRLDEVLCNLSDRYRQLREVGSIGSLKLKLVREGTFSGLKTRLLSQEHSDSQFKMPRLLTETALISFMESSL
- a CDS encoding peroxiredoxin, producing MFFNYEGQRVPQVTLGVFTKQGWHALTTTHLFARKTVVMFAVPGAFTSPHSSTHLSGYNVHAEDFRAYGVDEIICISVNDSFSLAAWARKEKADRVRFVPDVNGEFTKELGMMVNLSDRGMGQRSWRYSMLIRDQVIEKMFVEPDGFETPPVVSDAETMLNYLRSETKKPEQTAVLMHMWRTILSA